A stretch of Apostichopus japonicus isolate 1M-3 chromosome 9, ASM3797524v1, whole genome shotgun sequence DNA encodes these proteins:
- the LOC139973885 gene encoding uncharacterized protein, giving the protein MSHQEHRKCLTGLVKDVDEEDMLVYLYGCAKQKQWLKWESAMQVDTSWKKLLYIWTPELLSFHINAIHDQLPSPANLKMWAFRTADGTTYRNPVLPLPKTEPTNILKKANDWIFLMDEEHKQIVFPPEITETAKRPDITIFSKKTKNVIIIELTVPMEENLANAYARKKCKYQDLVADCESRGWSTYYFPIEVGSRGFCNTSVNKCLASLGIP; this is encoded by the exons ATGAGTCACCAAGAACACAGGAAATGCCTCACCGGGCTAGTGAAAGATGTAGACGAGGAGGACATGTTGGTCTACCTTTACGGATGTGCGAAACAAAAACAGTGGTTGAAATGGGAGTCTGCCATGCAGGTCGACACCTCCTGGAAGAAACTTCTGTATATCTGGACACCAGAATTGCTGTCCTTCCACATCAATGCAATTCATGATCAACTTCCTTCTCCTGCCAATCTGAAGATGTGGG CCTTTCGTACAGCTGATGGCACAACGTACCGAAATCCAGTCCTGCCACTTCCAAAGACAGAGCCAACCAACATCTTGAAGAAGGCCAATGACTGGATATTCTTGATGGATGAGGAACACAAGCAAATAGTGTTCCCTCCAGAAATTACTGAGACCGCTAAGAGACCAGATATCACCATCTTCTCtaagaaaacaaagaatgttATCATCATAGAGCTTACAGTTCCTATGGAGGAGAATCTGGCAAATGCATATGCTAGAAAGAAGTGTAAATACCAAGACCTAGTGGCTGACTGCGAGAGCAGAGGTTGGTCTACATACTACTTTCCGATAGAAGTAGGAAGCAGAGGCTTTTGCAACACATCAGTCAACAAATGTCTTGCATCCTTGGGCATCCCTTAA